From one Babesia bovis T2Bo chromosome 3, whole genome shotgun sequence genomic stretch:
- a CDS encoding putative Diphthine--ammonia ligase → MKLISLISGGKDSIYSIVLAQNQGHEVIMLGHLAPKHNENELDSFMYQTIGHNIVPAIAQCLDIPLIERRIIGTPVVTDSLDYVPKEEDEVEDLYKLVSEALETRNDIEGILTGAIASQYQLQRVANVAKRLGLKTVEPLWGREQTELLQEMIQNNMDAIVIKTCSMGLNREHLGKSIKELYPEFIRIRDKYGFNVCGEGGEFESLVLDCPAYKTKIAITEYECIVHSDDPFAPTLLYVPLKWEIVPKH, encoded by the exons ATGAAGTTGATATCGCTCATATCAGGAGGCAAAGATAGCATCTACAGTATCGTACTTGCCCAAAATCAGGGACATGAAGTAATTATGCTTGGACATTTAGCACCAAAGCATAATGAAAATGAATTAGACAGTTTCATGTACCAAACTATAGGGCATAACATAGTTCCTGCAATAGCACAGTGCCTAGATATACCATTAATTGAACGACGAATAATAG GAACACCAGTAGTTACAGATTCACTGGATTATGTACCaaaagaagaagatgaagtAGAAGATTTATATAAACTTGTTTCAGAAGCATTG GAAACTAGGAACGATATAGAAGGGATATTAACAGGAGCTATCGCATCGCAGTATCAACTACAGAGAGTAGCCAACGT GGCAAAAAGACTTGGGCTCAAAACAGTAGAGCCACTTTGGGGACGTGAACAAACCGAACTGTTGCAAGAGATGATACAGAACAATATGGATGCCATTGTCATTAAAACATGCTCAATGG GACTTAACAGAGAACATCTAGGGAAAAGTATTAAAGAGCTTTATCCAGAATTTATACGCATTAGAGATAAATATGGATTCAATGTATGCGGAGAAGGAGGAGAGTTCGAAAGCCTGGTACTCGACTGCCCAGCATATAAAACTAAAATCGCAATCACCGAATATGAATGTATAGTACATTCAGATGATCCATTCGCACCGACACTGCTATACGTTCCACTAAAGTGGGAGATTGTCCCAAAACATTAG
- a CDS encoding Replication factor-A C terminal domain family protein has translation MDDYFPIKNITTYTNNWTIKARVLDKAPLRAIKGDNHIMHVDVVDKHGDTIRVKFWGKAATKWDEVLEKGKVYLFSKGNVELSNKKFNTTPHKYEITCHQDSQIDPVDDEGDIKMQRDHKLLTLRDIKSMPQVTQAPVDLLCIANTVHPAVNITTRAGKELPKRILSIVDNTGYEMDLVLWGDHANMDGIEQMEGKAIIATKLAVKEWQGSRSCQSSQNSDVTLATQENIKDQDKLTQLESWFENAKANNETFKSLKTQAQAAKDNYEETDIANLLTKTKGSFILRAKLRKIHWKNKEGSVRMWYQACPMCSKKVVMDEDTNRYKCIACSDISVEPVPRYIFSCNFMDATGKINAQITAENGEKLLGKSAKELENMDPDTLKRFCEFDATLGEYKLSGYVRSNMYNGETRYQFTITRVEDMNYPAETAHMLDKMQITYDDVLSYLGIANEDREAKRVKVSQE, from the exons ATGGATGATTACTTCCCAATCAAGAATATAACCACATATACCAATAACTGGACTATAAAAGCCAGAGTACTGGATAAAGCACCACTCAGAGCAATCAAGGGTGATAACCATATAATGCACGTTGACGTCGTAGATAAGCAT GGCGATACCATAAGAGTTAAGTTTTGGGGCAAGGCAGCAACCAAATGGGATGAAGTACTGGAAAAGGGGAAG GTCTACCTGTTCTCCAAAGGTAACGTAGAACTGTCAAACAAAAAATTCAATACAACGCCACACAAGTATGAAATCACATGCCATCAAGATAGCCAAATTGACCCCGTCGATGATGAAGGTGATATCAAGATGCAAAGAGACCATAAACTACTTACACTAAGGGATATCAAGTCAATGCCACAGGTTACACAGGCACCAGTGGATCTGCTGTGTATAGCCAATACGGTACACCCAGCAGTGAACATTACGACCAGAGCAGGCAAGGAATTGCCCAAGCGTATACTCTCTATAGTGGATAACACAGGATATGAAATGGATTTGGTACTCTGGGGAGATCATGCCAATATGGATGGAATAGAACAGATGGAAGGGAAAGCTATcattgctactaaactAGCAGTCAAAGAATGGCAAGGAAGCAGAAGTTGCCAAAGCAGCCAAAATTCAGATGTTACCCTGGCAACACAAGAAAATATAAAGGACCAGGATAAGTTAACACAGCTGGAATCATGGTTTGAAAATGCTAAAGCAAATAATGAAACTTTCAAATCACTCAAGACACAGGCACAAGCAGCAAAAGATAACTACGAAGAAACTGATATTGCAAACCTACTCACCAAAACAAAAGGAAGCTTTATATTAAGAGCAAAACTACGCAAAATACACTGGAAAAATAAAGAAGGATCTGTACGAATGTGGTATCAAGCATGCCCAATGTGCTCCAAAAAAGTAGTTATGGATGAAGATACCAACAGATACAAATGCATCGCATGCTCTGATATATCAGTGGAACCAGTACCGAGGTACATATTTAGCTGCAACTTCATGGACGCCACCGGCAAAATAAATGCACAAATAACAGCAGAAAACG GTGAGAAGTTGCTAGGGAAATCGGCTAAAGAATTGGAAAATATGGATCCTGATACCCTTAAAAGGTTCTGTGAATTCGATGCCACACTCGGGGAATATAAACTATCGGGATATGTACGTTCTAATATGTACAACGGGGAAACAAGGTACCAATTCACCATAACACGCGTAGAAGATATGAACTATCCCGCGGAAACGGCACACATGCTCGATAAAATGCAAATTACATACGATGATGTACTGAGTTACCTAGGAATCGCAAATGAAGACAGAGAGGCGAAGCGCGTAAAAGTGTCACAGGAATAA